One Procambarus clarkii isolate CNS0578487 chromosome 47, FALCON_Pclarkii_2.0, whole genome shotgun sequence genomic window, CTGGTGCTAGTGAGTGAACTGGTGCTAGTGAGTGAACTGGTGCTAGTGAGTGAACTGGTGCTAGTGAGTGAACTGGTGCTAGTGAGTGAACTGGTGCTAGTGAGTGAGCTGGTGCTAGTGAGTGAGCTGGTGCTAGTGAGTGAACTGGTGCTAGTGAGTGAACTGTGTGGAGCTCTGAGGGCAGAGTTGGAGTCCGTGcgggaggagctacgacagatgaaacaACGTCAATAGGAAGCAAAGGAGGAGAGCAGTGTTAGAAAGTCTTCGTCTTGGAATGTCGCAAAGGACAGGGGTCCTAAGAAGGCTTtggcaaggccgcctacagatgtCTTAAAAACTTCTAACTCATTCGACGGT contains:
- the LOC138350824 gene encoding putative Polycomb group protein ASXL3; the protein is MEGVVSELVLVSELVLVSELVLVSELVLVSELVLVSELVLVSELVLVSELVLVSELVLVSELVLVSELVLVSELVLVSELVLVSELVLVSELVLVSELVLVSELVLVSELVLVSELCGALRAELESVREELRQMKQRQ